A window of Gloeocapsopsis sp. IPPAS B-1203 contains these coding sequences:
- a CDS encoding PrsW family glutamic-type intramembrane protease, whose product MTGQDTEGFLQQLPRNSVGEPDIGRRYPLSRTQEVVVGRDHSCQIILDSSIYGMVSRRHVVFRPMLNSGIQRRWLVCDLNSANGTYVNGRRLERCQELRAGDRITLGYNGAEFVFEYTTHIQHTLQSTPEETPQLIETSSSEHSVSFTQLFPIAATAKDLTSKAYLIPGVLTVIFVVLMFATVGRPETAYFNQILVAIYLAGAAYYFVYQLCGKRKPWWVILGVAIASLLILLSPILPLFIFVFRRLLPGQIPLTAESVSFPELLIRMFFGAGLMEELLKALPVLWAYIIGRRLQSPWRERIGIAEPLDGILLGTASAMSFTLVETLRQYVPEITRSVAAQGGVGELVGFQLLIPRILGSIAGHMAYSGYFGYFIGLSVLKSRKRWRILGTGYLSAAVLHALWNATGLLSGLLLAVVGVVSYAFLTAAILKARVLSPTRSQNFATRFGKRL is encoded by the coding sequence ATGACCGGACAAGACACTGAGGGATTTTTGCAGCAATTACCTCGTAACAGTGTAGGGGAACCAGATATTGGTCGTCGCTATCCCCTCTCTAGAACTCAAGAGGTTGTTGTTGGGCGCGACCATAGTTGTCAGATCATACTAGATTCTAGTATTTATGGCATGGTATCTCGCCGTCATGTAGTTTTCCGACCAATGTTGAATAGTGGCATTCAACGGCGTTGGCTTGTCTGTGACTTAAATAGTGCCAATGGTACTTACGTCAATGGACGTCGTTTGGAGCGATGTCAAGAGTTGCGCGCAGGCGATCGCATTACGCTGGGATATAACGGCGCCGAATTTGTTTTTGAATATACAACTCATATTCAACACACACTACAATCTACTCCAGAAGAAACACCGCAACTCATTGAAACTTCATCTTCAGAACACTCAGTCAGCTTTACTCAGTTATTTCCCATTGCAGCTACGGCAAAGGATTTAACAAGTAAGGCATATCTCATTCCAGGAGTACTCACAGTTATCTTTGTTGTTTTGATGTTTGCCACGGTAGGCAGACCTGAAACAGCATACTTTAATCAGATACTTGTTGCAATCTACCTGGCGGGTGCTGCTTATTACTTCGTTTATCAGCTTTGTGGTAAGCGTAAGCCTTGGTGGGTAATTTTAGGAGTCGCGATCGCTTCTCTGCTAATTTTACTAAGTCCTATTTTACCGTTATTTATTTTTGTTTTTCGTAGACTACTTCCTGGTCAGATTCCTTTAACTGCTGAATCCGTAAGCTTCCCTGAACTATTGATACGGATGTTTTTTGGTGCTGGATTGATGGAAGAACTGCTTAAAGCGTTACCAGTACTTTGGGCTTATATCATCGGAAGACGTTTGCAATCTCCGTGGCGAGAACGCATTGGTATTGCAGAACCGTTAGACGGAATTTTACTAGGTACAGCTTCCGCTATGAGCTTTACTTTGGTAGAAACATTGAGGCAATATGTTCCAGAAATTACTCGCAGTGTAGCAGCTCAGGGTGGTGTGGGTGAACTTGTTGGTTTCCAACTATTGATTCCTCGAATATTAGGATCAATAGCTGGACATATGGCTTACAGCGGCTATTTTGGCTATTTCATTGGTTTGAGTGTGCTCAAGTCACGTAAGCGCTGGCGAATTCTAGGAACAGGGTATTTGAGCGCTGCGGTACTTCATGCGTTGTGGAACGCTACAGGTCTTCTTAGTGGTTTACTTCTAGCAGTTGTTGGTGTTGTTTCGTATGCATTTTTAACAGCAGCAATATTAAAAGCGCGGGTACTCTCACCAACGCGATCGCAAAACTTTGCTACTCGGTTTGGAAAACGCTTGTAA
- the def gene encoding peptide deformylase produces MPSEVVVEKQKLKNPPLDIRFLGDRALRQSAKRVAKVDQELRLLAKEMLQTMYSADGIGLAAPQVAVQKQVIVIDCEPDNPANPPLILVNPAIKKLSPELCVMQEGCLSIPGVYLDVVRPQVVEISYKDENGRPRTLQANELLARCIQHEIDHLNGVLFVDRVENQIALNAELSKHGFSAKAVKPFA; encoded by the coding sequence ATGCCTTCTGAAGTTGTTGTTGAAAAACAAAAATTAAAAAACCCTCCATTAGATATTCGATTCTTAGGCGATCGCGCTTTACGCCAGTCGGCTAAGCGAGTTGCGAAAGTCGATCAAGAACTTCGCCTCCTTGCCAAAGAAATGCTGCAAACAATGTATAGTGCAGATGGTATTGGTTTAGCAGCACCGCAAGTAGCAGTTCAAAAACAAGTCATTGTTATCGATTGCGAACCAGACAACCCAGCCAACCCCCCACTAATTTTAGTGAATCCAGCGATTAAGAAACTTAGCCCAGAACTGTGCGTGATGCAAGAAGGGTGTTTGAGTATTCCTGGCGTTTATTTGGATGTTGTACGTCCTCAAGTTGTTGAAATTAGCTACAAGGATGAAAACGGACGTCCTCGGACATTACAAGCTAATGAGTTATTAGCGCGTTGCATTCAACATGAAATCGATCACCTCAATGGAGTATTATTTGTTGATCGAGTAGAAAATCAAATCGCACTGAATGCTGAGCTATCAAAGCACGGCTTCTCGGCAAAAGCTGTTAAACCATTCGCTTAG
- the petD gene encoding cytochrome b6-f complex subunit IV, producing the protein MAGISRKPDLSDPKLRAKLMQGMGHNYYGEPAWPNELLYIFPVVILGTLALCVGLAVLDPAMMGEPANPFATPLEILPEWYLYPVFQILRVVPNKLLGIVAMVSIPLGLICIPFIESVNKFQNPFRRPIATIVFLFGILVTFWLGIGAIFPIDQSLTLGLF; encoded by the coding sequence GTGGCAGGAATTTCTAGGAAGCCTGATTTAAGCGATCCAAAACTACGGGCAAAGCTGATGCAGGGAATGGGGCACAACTACTACGGAGAACCTGCATGGCCGAATGAACTCCTTTACATCTTTCCAGTAGTCATACTTGGAACTCTGGCTTTATGTGTAGGTTTGGCAGTACTTGATCCAGCTATGATGGGAGAACCTGCTAATCCCTTTGCCACTCCACTAGAGATTCTTCCAGAGTGGTATCTGTACCCAGTTTTTCAGATTCTTCGCGTTGTCCCTAACAAACTATTGGGCATTGTGGCAATGGTTTCTATTCCATTGGGGCTAATATGTATTCCATTTATCGAGAGTGTCAATAAATTTCAAAATCCATTTCGCCGCCCAATTGCCACGATTGTTTTTTTATTTGGCATTTTAGTCACGTTCTGGTTGGGAATTGGTGCTATTTTCCCAATTGATCAATCTTTGACTCTTGGTTTATTTTAG
- a CDS encoding TetR/AcrR family transcriptional regulator gives MVTSESSAARQQILETASQLFYQKGIQNVGINEVVATSGVAKRTLYRHFPSKDDLILEVMQYRAKQWLSWFEDAVTSKGGTAKERLLATFDVLQEWYANPDFRGCPFINAVLEIADASHPAHQVSVRLRETIRTYIMQLATETGVRDPASFSQQYLLLIGGASLMATIEENPIGAQYARKVLSVLIDAI, from the coding sequence ATGGTAACTTCCGAATCGAGTGCTGCCCGTCAGCAAATCTTAGAAACAGCCTCACAACTCTTCTACCAAAAAGGTATTCAGAATGTTGGTATCAACGAAGTCGTTGCTACATCAGGAGTTGCGAAAAGAACTTTATACAGACATTTCCCCTCAAAAGACGACTTAATTCTCGAAGTCATGCAATATAGAGCTAAGCAGTGGTTAAGCTGGTTTGAAGACGCCGTCACTAGCAAAGGTGGCACAGCTAAAGAGCGGCTTCTTGCAACTTTTGATGTTCTTCAGGAATGGTATGCTAATCCTGACTTCCGAGGTTGCCCTTTCATCAATGCCGTTCTGGAAATAGCAGATGCATCTCATCCGGCTCACCAAGTCTCGGTTCGGTTGAGAGAGACGATCCGCACGTACATTATGCAACTAGCCACTGAAACAGGGGTGCGCGATCCTGCTTCGTTCTCACAGCAGTATTTGCTTTTGATTGGAGGAGCTAGTCTAATGGCAACAATCGAGGAAAATCCCATTGGAGCGCAATATGCTCGGAAAGTTTTGTCTGTTTTGATTGATGCTATCTAG
- a CDS encoding HEAT repeat domain-containing protein, which translates to MKDQLDWQNLLEKLSQASDEDAVEAAKLLSQQDHEQSILSLIQFARSKQPPYRRELALYALAWMHNSQFIDTFIQVLGDLSEVENVRGQAAEALGMLFDQNSGQIYYHKAESALLEHISDSSPVVRFWCCYGLGNMRSHRAVEQLKAIQAQDHVLCPGWWYVSKEAEDALARIAGQGNNDSTLANLATFAEEDRVLAELGMSDYTAMLEQED; encoded by the coding sequence ATGAAGGATCAACTTGATTGGCAAAATCTCCTTGAGAAATTGAGCCAAGCCTCTGATGAAGATGCGGTCGAGGCTGCTAAGTTGCTTTCCCAGCAAGACCACGAACAAAGCATTCTATCTCTGATTCAGTTTGCGAGATCAAAACAGCCGCCATACAGGAGAGAACTTGCGCTTTACGCCTTGGCTTGGATGCACAACTCTCAGTTTATTGACACCTTCATTCAAGTACTAGGAGATCTTAGCGAGGTGGAGAATGTGCGTGGTCAGGCAGCAGAGGCACTGGGAATGTTATTTGATCAAAATTCTGGACAGATATACTACCACAAAGCCGAAAGTGCATTGCTTGAGCATATTTCAGACTCATCCCCTGTTGTTCGATTTTGGTGCTGTTATGGATTAGGGAATATGAGGTCACATCGTGCTGTTGAGCAACTTAAAGCGATTCAAGCACAAGATCATGTACTGTGTCCTGGGTGGTGGTATGTGTCTAAGGAAGCTGAGGATGCTTTAGCGCGTATTGCGGGGCAAGGCAATAATGACTCCACTTTGGCTAACCTTGCGACTTTTGCTGAGGAAGATCGTGTACTTGCTGAATTGGGAATGAGTGATTATACAGCAATGCTTGAGCAAGAAGACTAG
- a CDS encoding DUF3598 family protein produces MRSQWECLLQNVGEWHGSFTRFSPQGELLEDTPTVVSLEGIDNNQTMRQIIRRTLPNQTVDEKVLQYSTLGKQILFFENGAFSQGSIQLAPYSEFGAEHGLIVGDRRLRLVQLFDKTGKLDRITLIREKLPNATTPERPVLKVEDLVGEWHGEAVTRYPDGQVADTYPTKLRVEKISDTQIVQHLSIMQQGTQHTISSTGKISGSVLSFETGSQWNQVLLLPDGASAASPQQVRIGQVFFLELGWLIDSDRRQRIIRRYNEKGEWYSLTLVTETQVN; encoded by the coding sequence ATGCGATCGCAGTGGGAATGTTTACTACAAAATGTTGGTGAATGGCACGGTTCCTTTACTCGTTTTTCACCGCAAGGGGAGTTACTCGAAGATACTCCTACAGTCGTTTCCTTAGAAGGGATCGACAACAATCAAACAATGCGCCAAATTATTCGACGTACTTTACCCAATCAAACTGTTGACGAGAAAGTTTTACAATACAGCACATTAGGGAAGCAGATTTTATTTTTTGAAAATGGGGCTTTTTCTCAAGGCTCGATCCAACTTGCTCCTTATTCTGAGTTTGGTGCAGAACATGGTTTAATTGTTGGCGATCGCCGCTTACGCTTAGTACAGTTATTTGATAAAACTGGGAAACTCGATAGAATTACCCTCATTCGCGAGAAACTCCCTAATGCAACAACACCAGAACGCCCAGTCCTAAAGGTTGAGGACTTAGTTGGAGAATGGCACGGTGAAGCTGTAACGCGATATCCAGATGGGCAAGTGGCTGATACTTATCCTACAAAGCTACGTGTAGAAAAAATAAGTGACACCCAAATTGTGCAACACCTAAGCATTATGCAGCAAGGTACGCAGCATACCATTAGTTCGACTGGGAAAATTTCAGGTTCGGTTTTATCGTTTGAAACAGGTTCGCAATGGAATCAAGTATTACTACTTCCTGATGGTGCTTCTGCTGCTTCTCCTCAACAAGTCCGCATTGGGCAAGTCTTTTTCTTGGAACTTGGTTGGCTAATTGATTCAGATCGGCGTCAAAGAATTATCCGTCGTTACAACGAAAAAGGTGAATGGTACAGCTTAACCTTGGTAACAGAAACACAAGTGAATTAG
- a CDS encoding phosphatase PAP2 family protein, whose protein sequence is MGNLLWRTDLIVRIQEAFSSSWYWVFELFSYLGDTQGVLLLAALTFWISGRRLTYSLVGIVVFSMTIDLVIGTLIGLPRPEDPQIIVWKDEFTSSFPSGHTALATSMWGMLATLNWMPKVITAIAVAGVMLSRLYFGVHYLGDVIGGVLIGAVLTVAYLRALPTLDAFFAARSFKFFQFAGGLIFVAVLVAIPFAGDSARVWHVMGTVAGFIVGGLIEYRYIRFSPAPISRTGQAFKLLIGLGVLILLLLVPLLLDDQLVLEALLFFVAALWTLLFAPILFAWMRLSATPLTSRRVR, encoded by the coding sequence TTGGGAAACTTGTTATGGAGAACTGACCTTATTGTCAGGATACAAGAGGCTTTTAGCTCTAGCTGGTACTGGGTATTTGAGTTGTTTAGCTATCTTGGCGATACTCAAGGTGTATTGCTGCTAGCAGCGTTGACATTTTGGATTTCTGGTCGGCGACTGACCTATAGTTTAGTTGGCATTGTTGTCTTTTCCATGACAATTGACTTAGTTATTGGAACCTTAATCGGATTACCACGCCCAGAAGATCCGCAAATTATTGTCTGGAAGGATGAGTTTACGTCCTCTTTCCCTAGTGGGCACACTGCCTTAGCAACTTCAATGTGGGGAATGCTAGCGACTTTAAATTGGATGCCAAAAGTTATTACAGCGATCGCAGTTGCGGGTGTCATGCTATCCCGCTTGTACTTTGGCGTTCACTATTTAGGAGATGTGATTGGTGGTGTGTTGATTGGCGCAGTACTTACTGTTGCTTATTTACGAGCCTTACCAACACTCGATGCCTTTTTTGCGGCGAGATCGTTCAAATTTTTTCAATTTGCGGGAGGTTTAATATTTGTTGCAGTGCTTGTTGCAATTCCCTTTGCCGGAGATTCGGCAAGAGTTTGGCACGTTATGGGAACGGTTGCCGGTTTCATTGTTGGTGGTTTGATTGAATATCGTTATATTCGATTTTCTCCTGCACCAATTTCGCGTACTGGACAAGCATTTAAGCTATTGATTGGGCTAGGTGTGTTGATTCTGCTTTTGCTAGTTCCACTCTTGCTTGACGATCAACTAGTGCTAGAAGCGTTACTGTTCTTTGTCGCTGCATTATGGACTTTGCTGTTTGCACCAATATTATTTGCTTGGATGCGACTTTCAGCTACACCTTTGACAAGTCGGCGCGTTCGCTAA
- the aat gene encoding leucyl/phenylalanyl-tRNA--protein transferase, producing the protein MEYDVSAIIEGYAQGYFLMADEANVLGWYTSRDRTLIPLDERFYYPKSLRRVLNSERFTVTVNRDFSGVVAGCANREQTWISPELQKIYWQLYQSGWAYSFETWQGDELAGGVLGIVIGGAFIGESMFYRISDGSKVALVKLVERLRDRRFVFFDAQMMNPHLERFGAYRVNQREYQVLLTQALQRQCSLM; encoded by the coding sequence ATGGAATATGATGTTTCTGCGATCATTGAGGGTTACGCTCAAGGCTATTTTCTGATGGCTGATGAAGCAAATGTCTTGGGATGGTATACTAGCCGCGATCGCACGCTAATTCCTTTAGACGAACGGTTTTATTATCCTAAGTCACTACGACGAGTACTCAACTCTGAAAGATTTACTGTTACAGTAAACCGCGATTTTTCTGGTGTTGTTGCTGGGTGTGCAAATCGAGAACAAACTTGGATTTCTCCAGAGTTACAAAAAATTTATTGGCAACTCTACCAAAGTGGTTGGGCTTATAGCTTTGAAACGTGGCAAGGTGATGAGTTAGCAGGGGGAGTTTTAGGAATTGTTATCGGAGGAGCTTTTATTGGAGAATCCATGTTCTACCGCATCTCTGATGGCTCAAAAGTTGCACTTGTGAAGTTGGTAGAACGACTGCGCGATCGCCGTTTTGTCTTCTTTGATGCCCAGATGATGAATCCTCACTTAGAGCGGTTTGGGGCTTATCGAGTCAATCAGCGCGAGTATCAAGTACTACTAACTCAAGCACTCCAGCGACAATGTTCTTTGATGTAA
- the rpsN gene encoding 30S ribosomal protein S14, giving the protein MAKKSMIEREKKRQKLVTKYAQKREALVEQFEQATSQREKLEIHRQIQQLPRNSAPTRLHNRCWVTGRPRGVYRDFGLSRHVLREWAHQGLLPGVVKSSW; this is encoded by the coding sequence ATGGCTAAAAAAAGCATGATTGAGCGCGAGAAAAAGCGCCAAAAGCTTGTCACAAAATATGCCCAAAAGCGGGAAGCTTTAGTTGAGCAGTTTGAGCAAGCAACTTCACAACGCGAAAAGTTAGAAATTCATCGGCAAATTCAACAGCTACCACGCAATAGCGCCCCAACACGCTTGCATAACCGCTGCTGGGTGACAGGACGTCCTAGAGGAGTCTATCGGGATTTTGGTCTATCTCGTCACGTATTGCGCGAATGGGCGCACCAAGGATTACTTCCTGGAGTTGTCAAATCTAGCTGGTAA
- a CDS encoding anti-sigma factor — protein MVWSMPSEQLQLLIAGYVLGDLSPEEIEEFEQLLANDPAIAQEVAQMQKALEISYAPPEVAPPSHLRAAILEANKQQQDKPLSIARPQRSFSWIQAMGVAAAVLIAALGISNYRLWQSLHAVQTEVQPSEPLTFVLQPQDTNLSASATLTVNPSTLEAELNAQNLPTLPPGKVYALWTVLPQGAPFTTDDKDAVLTAVFAVDANGNASENIEVPQVYRNQGLVTAVAITVEDANAPQRHEGAPLLIVRV, from the coding sequence ATGGTTTGGTCGATGCCGTCAGAACAGTTACAGTTACTAATTGCTGGGTATGTCCTTGGCGATTTGAGTCCAGAGGAAATAGAAGAGTTTGAGCAACTTTTGGCAAATGACCCTGCGATCGCTCAAGAAGTTGCCCAGATGCAAAAAGCATTAGAAATATCATATGCTCCTCCTGAAGTAGCACCTCCAAGTCATCTACGTGCAGCCATCTTGGAGGCGAATAAGCAGCAACAAGATAAACCCTTAAGCATCGCACGTCCACAGCGTTCGTTTTCTTGGATTCAAGCAATGGGAGTTGCTGCAGCAGTGTTAATTGCTGCTTTAGGTATTAGTAATTATCGTCTATGGCAATCTCTGCACGCTGTACAAACTGAAGTGCAACCGTCTGAACCCTTAACTTTTGTACTTCAGCCCCAGGATACAAATCTCTCTGCATCAGCTACGCTGACAGTCAATCCCAGTACTCTAGAAGCTGAGCTAAATGCTCAAAACTTGCCTACATTACCGCCTGGCAAAGTTTACGCCTTATGGACAGTTTTACCCCAAGGTGCTCCCTTTACAACTGATGACAAAGACGCAGTATTGACGGCAGTATTTGCAGTGGATGCTAACGGCAATGCTTCAGAAAATATTGAGGTTCCTCAGGTCTATCGTAATCAAGGCTTGGTCACAGCAGTTGCTATCACTGTAGAAGACGCAAACGCTCCTCAAAGACACGAAGGAGCACCACTTTTAATCGTGAGAGTGTAA
- a CDS encoding sigma-70 family RNA polymerase sigma factor: MPSEQPGNTEKLIQTDVELYRALQAGQDVALGILYDRHAGLVYGIALKILGHPQEAEDLTQDVFLKLAQSSSYDPSRGSLRTFLAILTRSRAIDRVRSRSKAREFFGQWRDSEAQHVTDSLFEQVFRSEQSQEVQAALSQLSDSQQQILHMAYYDGLSQSEIAKRLEIPLGTVKARARRGLLKLRQTLTDYIR; the protein is encoded by the coding sequence ATGCCTTCTGAGCAACCTGGCAACACTGAAAAATTAATCCAAACAGATGTAGAACTATATCGCGCACTACAAGCTGGTCAGGATGTTGCTTTAGGCATTCTTTACGATCGCCATGCTGGATTAGTTTATGGAATAGCACTCAAAATCCTTGGTCATCCACAAGAAGCAGAAGATCTGACTCAGGATGTTTTTCTCAAGCTTGCTCAATCGTCTTCTTACGATCCAAGTCGAGGATCATTAAGAACATTCTTGGCAATTTTGACACGCTCGCGAGCCATTGATCGAGTGCGATCGCGTAGTAAAGCCCGCGAGTTTTTTGGACAGTGGAGAGACAGCGAAGCACAGCATGTTACTGATTCTCTTTTTGAACAAGTTTTTCGTAGCGAACAATCTCAGGAGGTACAAGCAGCACTCTCCCAGTTATCAGACAGTCAACAGCAAATTCTGCACATGGCTTACTATGATGGTCTTAGCCAGTCAGAAATTGCCAAGCGACTAGAAATTCCTCTAGGTACTGTGAAAGCTAGAGCGCGGCGGGGTCTTCTCAAACTGCGTCAAACTCTCACGGATTACATTAGATAG